A single genomic interval of Solimonas sp. K1W22B-7 harbors:
- a CDS encoding phage adaptor protein translates to MGALESLLPLCRRQAQGCPDFLLLDALRQAAREFCRDSWFARRTLEVSLLPGVSHYDLTPPDADEEVIGVDAAEYRGRPLQPADPRQLPQRSGRPACFLWLPPATLELLPYPPADASGLDEPLRVSAVVQPTAQAQTLGDDLLQHWDQALAHGALARVCAMEGAAWSSPQLATRHDLLFYAARINAKGSALRAHMPHGLRVQPRRF, encoded by the coding sequence ATGGGCGCGCTGGAATCGCTGCTGCCGCTATGCCGGCGGCAGGCACAGGGCTGCCCGGACTTCCTGCTGCTCGACGCCCTGCGCCAGGCCGCGCGCGAATTCTGCCGCGACTCCTGGTTCGCCCGGCGCACGCTGGAAGTGAGCCTGCTGCCCGGCGTCAGCCACTACGATCTGACGCCGCCGGACGCCGATGAGGAAGTCATCGGCGTGGACGCCGCCGAGTACCGCGGCCGCCCGCTGCAGCCCGCCGACCCGCGACAGCTGCCGCAGCGCAGCGGCCGGCCGGCGTGCTTCCTGTGGCTGCCGCCGGCCACGCTGGAGCTGCTGCCGTATCCACCCGCCGACGCAAGCGGCCTGGACGAGCCGCTGCGGGTGAGCGCGGTGGTGCAGCCCACGGCGCAGGCACAGACCCTGGGCGACGACCTGCTGCAGCACTGGGACCAGGCGCTGGCGCATGGCGCCCTGGCCCGGGTCTGCGCCATGGAAGGCGCCGCCTGGTCCTCGCCGCAACTGGCCACGCGCCACGACCTGCTGTTCTACGCCGCCAGGATCAACGCCAAGGGCAGCGCCCTGCGCGCCCACATGCCGCACGGCCTGCGCGTGCAACCCCGGAGATTCTGA
- a CDS encoding YrhB domain-containing protein produces the protein MDTERAVKDDVMDYETAKEIAARFLGQPDASAGYSFVILDEHTIERPTCFVFFYESSRHLETDVFEDRLVGNAPVLVDRKSGEPVALGTGRTAGFYIDLFEAGKLGAEW, from the coding sequence ATGGATACGGAGCGAGCAGTGAAGGACGATGTGATGGACTATGAAACCGCCAAGGAGATAGCAGCTAGATTTCTGGGGCAGCCCGACGCCAGCGCGGGATACTCTTTCGTGATTCTCGATGAGCACACGATCGAGAGGCCCACCTGCTTTGTATTCTTCTATGAATCCAGTCGCCACCTCGAAACTGACGTGTTCGAGGACCGTCTTGTGGGCAATGCTCCTGTTCTGGTTGATCGGAAGAGCGGAGAGCCCGTGGCGCTGGGCACAGGGCGGACAGCGGGGTTTTATATCGACTTGTTTGAAGCCGGAAAGTTGGGAGCGGAGTGGTAG
- a CDS encoding phage adaptor protein has product MGSIACSRILQRAARTLFDETGVRWPPAELLDYLNAGIGAIVAAKPDVAATAQPFELVGGSRQDLPQDFIQFLGLTRNLGADGATPGRAIRQVERNELDHGYPDWHSATGEAVLHYCHDRRLPRLFYVFPAAAGWVELQGVKAPAEIVDAAETLPLDDLYENPLHNWVVAYAYAKSSKSGDMNRSGAYMTLFANALGLKSQLQFSFAPTDPDVAARSGEDN; this is encoded by the coding sequence ATGGGCAGCATCGCCTGTTCCCGCATCCTGCAGCGCGCCGCACGCACCCTGTTCGACGAAACCGGCGTGCGCTGGCCGCCGGCGGAACTGCTGGACTATCTCAACGCCGGCATCGGCGCCATCGTCGCCGCCAAGCCCGACGTGGCGGCCACCGCGCAGCCCTTCGAGCTGGTGGGCGGCTCGCGCCAGGATCTGCCGCAGGACTTCATCCAGTTCCTCGGCCTCACGCGCAACCTGGGTGCCGACGGCGCCACGCCGGGCCGCGCCATCCGCCAGGTGGAGCGCAACGAGCTGGACCATGGCTACCCCGACTGGCACTCGGCCACGGGCGAGGCGGTGCTGCACTACTGCCACGACAGGCGCCTGCCGCGGCTGTTCTACGTCTTCCCCGCCGCCGCCGGCTGGGTGGAACTGCAGGGCGTCAAGGCGCCGGCGGAAATCGTCGACGCCGCCGAAACGCTGCCGCTGGACGATCTCTACGAGAACCCGCTGCACAACTGGGTGGTGGCCTATGCCTACGCCAAGAGCAGCAAGTCCGGCGACATGAACCGCTCCGGCGCCTACATGACGCTGTTCGCCAACGCCCTGGGCCTGAAGTCGCAGCTGCAGTTCAGCTTCGCGCCCACCGACCCGGACGTGGCGGCCCGCAGCGGCGAGGACAACTGA
- a CDS encoding phage major capsid protein, with protein sequence MANMQISGTYPNLSANGAGTAKYIPTLFSQKATVKHYDMTVCGEITSNDWEGEVTKLGDKVVIRRTPDVSVGDYQKNLDIAYETPEDNATELELNRGKYYAVVLDDVDRIQSDMGLMDMYAEDAAEQVVLKQDAEFLSSIVADISPQNQGASAGRKSGAIDLGAVGAPVVIDADNAVKFLMRMNQSLTEQGVSRVGRWVVLPAWFCTILKNTDVKSALITGDAEGAIRNGRLGTIDGLTIYESNQLTDYIDTTLNVTPVIAGHKDGVTWANQFINAEVIRLQTKFASAIRGLAVYGYKVVEPRYLSLGRVTPDLSAL encoded by the coding sequence ATGGCAAACATGCAGATCTCGGGCACCTACCCGAATCTTTCCGCCAACGGCGCAGGCACCGCCAAGTACATCCCCACGCTGTTCTCGCAGAAGGCCACCGTCAAGCACTACGACATGACGGTCTGCGGCGAGATCACCAGCAACGACTGGGAAGGCGAGGTGACCAAGCTCGGCGACAAGGTGGTCATCCGCCGCACGCCCGACGTCTCCGTGGGCGACTACCAGAAGAACCTCGACATCGCCTACGAGACCCCCGAGGACAACGCCACCGAGCTGGAGCTCAACCGCGGCAAGTACTACGCCGTGGTGCTCGACGACGTCGACCGCATCCAGAGCGACATGGGCCTGATGGACATGTACGCCGAGGACGCCGCCGAGCAGGTGGTGCTCAAGCAGGACGCCGAATTCCTCTCCAGCATCGTTGCCGACATCTCCCCCCAGAACCAGGGCGCCAGCGCCGGCAGGAAGTCCGGTGCCATCGACCTGGGCGCCGTCGGCGCGCCGGTGGTGATCGACGCCGACAACGCCGTGAAGTTCCTCATGCGCATGAACCAGTCGCTGACCGAGCAGGGCGTGTCGCGCGTCGGCCGCTGGGTCGTGCTGCCGGCCTGGTTCTGCACCATCCTGAAGAACACCGACGTGAAGTCGGCGCTGATCACCGGCGACGCCGAAGGCGCCATCCGCAACGGCCGCCTCGGCACCATCGACGGCCTGACCATCTACGAGTCCAACCAGCTGACGGACTACATCGACACCACGCTCAACGTCACCCCGGTGATCGCCGGCCACAAGGACGGCGTGACCTGGGCCAACCAGTTCATCAACGCCGAGGTCATCCGCCTGCAGACCAAGTTCGCCTCCGCCATCCGTGGCCTGGCGGTCTACGGCTACAAGGTGGTGGAACCCCGCTACCTCTCCCTGGGCCGCGTCACGCCGGACCTGTCGGCGCTGTAA